A stretch of the Enterobacteriaceae endosymbiont of Donacia proxima genome encodes the following:
- the ung gene encoding uracil-DNA glycosylase, producing the protein MKNKNLIWKKFFQKETKKKYFIKLIQRIYKDINNNKIIYPKKKYIFNIFKKINFNNLKVVILGQDPYPGLNQANGFAFSVMPNIKIPPTLKNIYKAIKFDMPNFMIPNHGYLINWVNEGVMLLNSILTVEKGKPQSHSNIGWEIFTNNVIKIINLYYENIVFLLWGMYAKKKNVLITSKHLILTTSHPSPLSFYKGFYFCKHFSKTNKYLILNKKKPINWNIKLIK; encoded by the coding sequence ATGAAAAATAAAAATCTTATATGGAAAAAATTTTTTCAAAAAGAAACAAAAAAAAAATATTTTATAAAATTAATACAAAGAATTTATAAAGATATTAATAATAACAAAATTATTTACCCTAAAAAAAAATATATTTTTAACATTTTTAAAAAAATTAATTTTAATAATTTAAAAGTAGTTATTTTAGGTCAGGATCCATATCCTGGTCTAAATCAAGCTAATGGTTTTGCATTTTCAGTTATGCCTAATATTAAAATACCTCCTACACTAAAAAATATTTATAAAGCAATAAAATTCGATATGCCTAATTTCATGATTCCTAATCATGGATATTTAATAAATTGGGTTAATGAAGGAGTAATGTTATTAAATTCTATTTTAACAGTAGAAAAAGGAAAACCACAATCTCATTCTAATATTGGTTGGGAAATTTTTACAAATAACGTAATAAAAATAATTAATTTATATTATGAAAACATTGTTTTTTTATTATGGGGAATGTATGCAAAAAAAAAAAATGTTTTGATAACATCAAAACATTTAATATTAACTACATCACATCCTTCACCTTTATCATTTTATAAGGGATTTTATTTTTGTAAACATTTTTCTAAAACAAATAAATATTTAATTCTAAACAAAAAAAAACCGATTAACTGGAATATAAAATTAATAAAATAA
- the rpsF gene encoding 30S ribosomal protein S6 → MKYYEIVLMINPNQSDQVNNITEYYKKIIYKNNGYISRLEDWGRRQLAYPISKLHKAHYVLINIVLKKNNIIKEIENNLRINENIIRFLIIKTKTERKNPSFILKSKDEYLVKRNDIIKRI, encoded by the coding sequence ATGAAATACTATGAAATAGTATTAATGATAAATCCTAATCAAAGTGATCAAGTAAATAATATTACAGAATATTATAAAAAAATTATTTATAAAAATAATGGTTATATTTCAAGATTAGAAGATTGGGGAAGAAGACAATTGGCATATCCTATATCAAAATTACATAAAGCACATTATGTTTTAATAAACATTGTTTTAAAAAAAAATAATATAATAAAAGAAATTGAAAATAATTTAAGAATTAATGAAAATATTATAAGATTTCTTATTATTAAAACAAAAACAGAAAGAAAAAATCCATCTTTTATTTTGAAATCTAAAGATGAATATCTAGTAAAACGTAATGATATAATTAAAAGAATATAA
- the rpsR gene encoding 30S ribosomal protein S18 — MIRYFRRRKFCRFTAEGIKEIDYKDIHILKNFITESGKIVPSRITGTKAKYQRQLTKAIKLARYLSLISYTDHHK, encoded by the coding sequence ATGATACGTTATTTTCGTCGTCGTAAATTTTGTCGTTTTACTGCAGAAGGTATTAAAGAAATTGATTATAAAGATATTCATATTTTAAAAAATTTTATTACTGAAAGTGGTAAAATTGTTCCTAGTAGGATTACTGGTACTAAGGCAAAATATCAACGTCAATTAACTAAAGCTATAAAATTAGCAAGGTATTTATCTTTAATATCTTATACTGATCATCATAAATAG
- the rplI gene encoding 50S ribosomal protein L9 → MKVILLVSIPDIGEKSQVVNVKPGYARNFLIPKNKVIIATKNNIILLKQKILEKKSKLLDILNKAKSRLKEFNLIKNKIQITAKAGKNGKLFGSIGKNDILKEFEKIGFNILKKEINLPKGGFKYIGKYTVIFQFHEKILVKKQISIVNDK, encoded by the coding sequence ATGAAAGTAATTTTGTTAGTTTCTATTCCTGATATAGGAGAAAAATCTCAAGTTGTAAATGTCAAACCTGGATATGCACGTAATTTTTTAATACCAAAAAATAAAGTAATTATTGCTACAAAAAATAATATTATTTTGTTAAAACAAAAAATTTTAGAAAAAAAATCTAAATTATTAGATATTTTAAATAAAGCAAAATCACGATTAAAAGAATTTAATTTAATAAAAAATAAAATACAAATTACTGCTAAAGCAGGTAAGAATGGAAAATTATTTGGTTCAATAGGTAAAAATGATATTTTAAAAGAATTTGAAAAAATTGGGTTTAATATTTTAAAAAAAGAAATTAATTTACCTAAAGGAGGTTTCAAATATATTGGAAAATATACTGTAATTTTTCAATTTCATGAAAAAATTTTAGTTAAAAAACAAATTAGTATAGTAAATGATAAATAA
- the dnaX gene encoding DNA polymerase III subunit gamma/tau gives MNSHILAFKWRPYTFDDVIGQDHVIQAIKHSLFIKKIHPAWILSGSRGVGKTTIARIFAMGLSCLEGITSNPCGCCENCISIKKNSFLDLIELDSASKTKVEDIREILEIIYYPPVKGRYKIYIFDEFHMLSKHSFNALLKIIEEPPKYIKFIFATTELQKIPSTILSRCIQFHLKLIDENMIFNQIKNILNKENLKYDEKALKILSFAAYGSMRDALNLTDQLISMGELTIKNINSMLGLIKKKYLFSLIKNFKTQKYNIIFNLINKISTFNVNWDNIITEIMILIHHILKIQILDKNFSNFLINFNFTKNEISFYKKILNTFSEIELKFLYNLLNIGKKNLYLSPNPKIGFEMIILEIIIYFKNKN, from the coding sequence ATGAATTCTCATATTTTAGCATTTAAATGGCGTCCTTATACATTTGATGACGTTATTGGTCAAGATCACGTGATACAAGCTATAAAACATAGTTTATTTATTAAAAAAATTCATCCTGCCTGGATACTATCTGGTAGTAGAGGAGTAGGAAAAACAACAATAGCAAGAATATTTGCTATGGGTTTAAGTTGTTTAGAAGGAATAACATCTAATCCATGTGGATGTTGTGAAAATTGTATATCTATAAAAAAAAATTCTTTTTTAGATCTAATTGAATTAGATTCTGCCTCTAAAACTAAAGTAGAAGATATCAGAGAAATATTAGAAATAATTTATTATCCTCCTGTAAAAGGAAGATATAAAATTTATATTTTTGATGAATTTCATATGCTATCTAAACATAGCTTTAATGCATTATTAAAAATAATAGAAGAACCTCCAAAATATATAAAATTTATATTTGCGACAACAGAATTACAAAAAATACCATCTACAATATTATCTAGATGTATTCAATTTCATTTAAAATTAATAGATGAAAATATGATTTTTAATCAGATTAAAAATATTTTAAATAAAGAAAATTTAAAATATGATGAAAAAGCTTTAAAAATTTTATCTTTTGCTGCATATGGTAGCATGCGTGATGCTTTAAATTTAACAGATCAATTAATATCTATGGGAGAATTAACCATAAAAAATATTAATTCGATGTTAGGATTAATAAAAAAAAAATATTTATTTTCATTAATAAAAAATTTTAAAACACAAAAATATAATATAATTTTTAATTTAATTAATAAAATATCTACATTTAATGTTAATTGGGATAATATTATAACCGAAATAATGATACTAATACATCATATTTTAAAAATTCAAATTTTAGATAAAAATTTTAGTAATTTTTTAATAAATTTTAATTTTACAAAAAATGAAATTTCATTTTATAAAAAAATATTAAATACATTTTCGGAAATTGAATTAAAATTTTTATATAATCTTTTAAATATAGGGAAAAAAAATTTATACTTATCTCCAAATCCTAAAATAGGATTTGAAATGATTATATTAGAAATAATAATTTATTTTAAAAATAAAAATTAA
- the htpG gene encoding molecular chaperone HtpG has translation MKKKETLNFQSEVKQLLHLMIHSLYSNKEIFLRELISNASDAVDKLKFQVLSKPDLYENNTILKVQISINKEKRLITINDNGIGMTREEVIENLGTIAKSGTKDFIKSLNLSSNNKTELNTQLIGQFGVGFYSAFIVSDKVLVKTRAAGKALDEGVFWESNGEGNYHIANINKEFRGTEIILHIRPKYDEFLDVWRIKTIINKYSEHISLPIEIEMYDEKKKKYYWEQVNKAQALWLRNKSNISENEYKEFYKQLTYDSTEPIIWSHNHVEGKQEYISLLYIPFNIPWDIRNRDYKNGLKLYVQRVFIMEDAEQLLPKYLRFIRGLVDSNDLPLNISREILQKNSIIHNMKITLTKKVLNMLMKLTKEVKKYNDFWKKYGLIFKEGPAEDIKNKNIIIKLLRFASTFNNNSEQNVSLDDYSKRMIKGQKKIYFLTSDNYLSAQSSPHLEFFYRKGIEVLLLIDHIDEWMMSYINEFGGKTFQSISKQDNSLDEFIKDKDNLIKDEIKEKFKPFLQKIQNLLGNKIKKVKLTNKLINTPAIVTTDLNEMSTQMAKLFAAAGQETPEIKYNFELNPNHILIKKILIIKDEKYFFEFINLLLDEAILAEKGTLENPNKFINRINKFLSQI, from the coding sequence ATGAAAAAAAAAGAAACGCTAAATTTTCAATCTGAAGTAAAACAATTATTACATTTAATGATTCATTCACTTTATTCAAATAAAGAAATTTTTTTAAGAGAATTAATATCTAATGCTTCTGATGCAGTTGATAAATTAAAATTTCAAGTTTTGTCAAAACCAGATTTATATGAAAATAATACAATATTAAAAGTACAAATTTCTATAAATAAAGAAAAAAGATTAATTACCATTAATGATAATGGTATTGGGATGACTCGTGAAGAAGTTATTGAAAATTTAGGTACAATTGCTAAATCTGGTACTAAAGATTTTATAAAATCTTTAAATTTATCTTCAAATAATAAAACAGAATTAAATACACAATTAATAGGTCAATTTGGTGTAGGATTTTATTCTGCTTTTATAGTATCGGATAAAGTTTTAGTAAAAACTAGAGCTGCCGGTAAAGCTTTAGATGAAGGTGTTTTTTGGGAATCTAACGGAGAAGGAAATTATCATATAGCTAATATTAATAAAGAATTTAGAGGGACTGAAATTATATTGCATATACGTCCAAAATATGATGAATTTTTAGATGTATGGCGTATAAAAACAATAATAAATAAATATTCAGAACATATTTCTTTACCTATAGAAATAGAAATGTATGATGAAAAGAAAAAAAAATATTATTGGGAACAAGTTAATAAAGCACAAGCTCTTTGGTTACGTAATAAATCAAATATAAGTGAAAATGAATATAAAGAGTTTTATAAACAATTAACATATGACAGTACTGAACCAATTATTTGGAGCCATAATCATGTAGAAGGTAAACAAGAATATATCAGTTTATTATATATTCCTTTTAATATCCCGTGGGATATTCGTAATCGTGATTATAAAAATGGATTAAAATTATATGTACAAAGAGTTTTTATTATGGAAGATGCCGAACAATTATTACCTAAATATTTACGTTTTATAAGAGGTTTAGTAGATTCTAATGATTTACCTTTAAATATTTCAAGAGAAATTTTACAAAAAAATAGTATTATTCATAATATGAAAATTACATTAACAAAAAAAGTTCTTAATATGTTAATGAAACTTACTAAAGAAGTAAAAAAATATAATGATTTTTGGAAAAAATATGGTTTAATTTTTAAAGAAGGTCCAGCAGAAGATATAAAAAACAAAAATATAATTATTAAATTATTACGTTTTGCTTCAACATTTAATAATAATTCTGAACAGAATGTATCTTTAGATGATTATTCGAAAAGAATGATAAAAGGACAAAAAAAAATATATTTTTTAACATCAGATAATTATCTTTCAGCTCAAAGTAGTCCTCATTTAGAATTTTTTTACCGAAAAGGAATAGAAGTATTATTATTAATAGATCATATTGATGAATGGATGATGAGTTATATTAATGAATTTGGAGGAAAAACATTTCAATCTATTAGTAAACAAGATAATTCATTAGATGAATTTATTAAGGATAAAGATAATCTTATAAAAGATGAAATAAAAGAAAAATTTAAACCTTTTTTACAAAAAATACAAAATTTATTAGGTAATAAAATTAAAAAAGTTAAATTAACAAATAAATTAATTAATACTCCTGCTATTGTTACTACTGATTTAAATGAAATGAGTACACAAATGGCAAAATTATTTGCAGCTGCAGGACAAGAAACACCAGAAATAAAATATAATTTTGAATTAAATCCAAATCATATTTTAATTAAAAAAATATTAATAATTAAAGACGAAAAATATTTTTTTGAATTTATTAATCTATTACTAGATGAAGCTATTTTAGCGGAAAAAGGTACTTTAGAAAATCCAAATAAATTTATTAATCGTATAAATAAATTTTTATCTCAAATTTAA
- the aroK gene encoding shikimate kinase AroK, which translates to MTKKRNIFLIGPMGAGKSTIGRHLANLLKMDFFDSDQEIEHRTGADINWVFDVEGEEGFRKREKKIIDEITKKQGIILATGGGSIQSKETRKILSSRGIVVYLETTIEKQLSRTKRDKKRPLLKNKQNKLAKEILKDLAKKRNYLYNEIADFIIKTDEQSAKVVANQLINLLEKN; encoded by the coding sequence ATGACAAAAAAAAGAAATATATTTTTAATAGGACCTATGGGAGCAGGAAAAAGTACAATTGGTCGTCATTTAGCAAATTTATTAAAAATGGATTTTTTTGATTCAGATCAAGAAATTGAACATCGTACAGGTGCAGATATAAATTGGGTATTTGATGTAGAAGGAGAAGAAGGTTTTAGAAAACGTGAAAAAAAAATTATTGATGAAATTACTAAAAAACAAGGGATTATATTAGCTACAGGCGGAGGTTCTATACAATCTAAAGAAACTCGAAAAATTCTTTCTTCTAGAGGGATTGTCGTGTATCTTGAAACTACTATAGAAAAACAGTTAAGTCGTACTAAAAGAGATAAAAAACGTCCTTTATTAAAAAATAAACAAAATAAATTAGCTAAAGAAATTTTGAAAGATTTAGCTAAAAAAAGAAATTATTTATATAATGAAATAGCTGATTTTATAATTAAAACAGACGAACAAAGTGCTAAAGTTGTTGCTAATCAACTTATTAATTTATTAGAAAAAAATTAA
- the aroB gene encoding 3-dehydroquinate synthase yields the protein MEKTILVSTKRNNYPIIINFNLFDKKIFYPFLKKGDSIMIVTNQKVFSLYFKKIFNQFNNIGLKINHIILPDGEKYKTLITVNMIFTTLLKNLHNRDTTLVALGGGVIGDITGFAASIYQRGVKYIQIPTTLLSQVDSSIGGKTAVNHDLGKNMIGSFYQPNIVIINLSCLYTLSQREFSAGIAEVIKYSIIFDKKFFSWLENNINDLFNLNKDKIFYCINKCCKLKAKIIHIDEYENDQRALLNLGHTYAHAIESELGYGKWLHGEAVSVGIVIAALTSKELNLLNNLDIIRIINLLKQCKLPIKSPPNMHTYKFLKHIYRDKKIKKKQINIILPVKIGKVLIYKNISEKIVINAINNNKNLLL from the coding sequence ATGGAAAAAACTATTTTAGTTTCAACAAAAAGAAATAATTATCCTATTATTATAAATTTTAATTTATTTGATAAAAAAATATTTTATCCCTTTCTTAAGAAAGGGGATAGTATTATGATTGTTACTAATCAAAAAGTTTTTTCTTTATATTTTAAAAAAATATTTAATCAATTTAATAATATAGGTCTTAAAATTAATCATATTATTCTTCCTGATGGTGAAAAATATAAAACATTAATTACTGTTAATATGATTTTTACAACATTACTTAAAAATTTACATAATAGAGATACAACTCTTGTTGCTTTAGGAGGAGGAGTTATAGGTGATATTACTGGTTTTGCTGCATCTATTTATCAAAGAGGTGTAAAATATATACAAATACCTACTACTTTATTATCACAAGTAGATTCTTCTATTGGAGGGAAAACAGCCGTAAACCATGATTTAGGAAAAAATATGATTGGTAGTTTTTACCAACCTAACATTGTAATAATTAATTTAAGTTGTTTATATACTTTATCTCAAAGAGAATTTTCAGCTGGAATAGCTGAAGTGATAAAATATAGTATTATTTTTGATAAAAAATTTTTTTCTTGGTTAGAAAATAATATAAACGATTTATTTAATTTAAATAAAGATAAAATATTTTATTGTATTAATAAATGTTGTAAATTAAAAGCAAAAATTATTCATATTGATGAATATGAGAATGATCAAAGAGCGTTATTAAATTTAGGTCATACATACGCACATGCTATAGAATCCGAATTAGGATATGGTAAATGGTTACATGGTGAAGCTGTATCAGTCGGTATTGTTATTGCTGCTTTAACATCTAAAGAATTAAACTTATTGAATAATTTAGATATAATAAGAATTATTAATTTATTAAAACAATGTAAATTACCTATTAAATCACCACCAAATATGCATACATATAAATTTTTAAAACATATTTATAGAGATAAAAAAATTAAAAAGAAACAGATTAATATTATTTTACCAGTTAAAATTGGTAAAGTTCTTATATATAAGAATATTTCTGAAAAAATTGTTATTAATGCTATTAATAATAATAAAAATTTATTATTATAA
- the rpe gene encoding ribulose-phosphate 3-epimerase: MKNILIAASILSANFAYLGREIKDVLKAGVDIIHFDVMDNHYVPNLTIGPLVLKSLRDYGIKCIIDVHLMTKPVDDLIIKFAKSGADIITLHPESSYHLDKSISLIKNYGCKAGLALNPATSLFYLDYLFDKLDIILIMSVNPGFEGQKFLNHIYDKIIKIKKIIKRKNILLEVDGGININNIKKIAFAGADILVIGSAIFKNSFSYYENIQNIKLKLNT, translated from the coding sequence ATGAAAAATATTTTGATTGCTGCATCTATTTTATCTGCTAATTTTGCGTATTTAGGAAGAGAAATTAAAGATGTGCTTAAGGCAGGAGTTGATATCATACATTTTGATGTTATGGATAATCATTATGTACCTAATTTAACTATTGGACCTTTAGTTTTAAAATCTTTAAGAGATTATGGAATTAAATGTATAATAGACGTACATTTGATGACAAAACCAGTAGATGATTTAATCATTAAATTTGCAAAATCAGGTGCTGATATTATCACTTTACATCCTGAAAGTTCTTATCATTTAGATAAAAGTATTTCTTTAATAAAGAATTATGGATGTAAAGCTGGTTTAGCTTTAAATCCTGCAACTTCTTTGTTTTATTTAGATTATTTATTTGATAAATTAGACATAATTTTAATTATGTCTGTTAATCCTGGTTTTGAAGGACAAAAATTTTTAAATCATATTTATGATAAAATTATTAAAATTAAGAAAATTATTAAAAGAAAAAATATTTTATTAGAAGTAGATGGAGGTATTAATATTAATAATATAAAAAAAATTGCATTTGCTGGCGCAGATATTCTTGTGATAGGTTCAGCTATATTTAAAAATTCATTTTCATATTATGAGAATATTCAAAATATTAAATTAAAATTAAATACTTAG
- the trpS gene encoding tryptophan--tRNA ligase: MKKKIIFSGIQPTGLLTIGNYIGALSQWEKLQKKYFCIYCIADLHALTIYQKKNILNNNILDVLSICLASGIDPKKSIIFIQSHVSQHTQLNWILNCFANFGVIKRMTQFKEKIYLNQNINVGLFSYPILMAADILLYQTYKVPVGKDQVQHIELVKDIARRFNNIYKKKIFTIPKKKLHENYGSCIMSLLSPFKKMSKSDNNKNNIITLFDNDFTIRKKIKHAITDSDNPPNIKFDLKNKPGISNLLIILSNITQISIKELEYNFQNKNYYDLKEFVINNLCLFLNKLRKKFFFYRKNEILLRKIMLNGAQKAEKYAKITLKKVYNIIGLNM; encoded by the coding sequence ATGAAAAAAAAAATAATATTTAGTGGGATTCAACCAACTGGTTTATTAACTATTGGAAATTATATTGGGGCATTAAGTCAATGGGAAAAATTACAAAAAAAATATTTTTGTATTTATTGTATAGCTGATTTACATGCTTTAACTATTTATCAAAAAAAAAATATTTTAAATAATAATATATTAGATGTTTTATCTATATGTTTAGCATCTGGTATTGATCCAAAAAAAAGTATTATTTTTATACAATCTCATGTTTCTCAACATACTCAATTAAATTGGATCTTAAATTGTTTTGCTAATTTTGGTGTAATAAAACGCATGACACAATTTAAAGAAAAAATTTATTTAAATCAAAATATTAATGTCGGATTATTTAGTTACCCCATATTAATGGCAGCAGATATATTGTTATATCAAACATATAAAGTTCCAGTAGGAAAGGATCAAGTTCAACATATTGAACTAGTTAAAGATATTGCACGTCGATTTAATAATATTTATAAGAAAAAAATATTTACAATTCCTAAAAAAAAATTACATGAAAACTATGGTTCATGTATAATGTCATTATTATCTCCTTTTAAAAAAATGTCTAAATCTGATAATAATAAAAATAATATAATTACATTATTTGATAATGATTTTACAATTAGAAAAAAAATTAAACATGCGATTACAGATTCTGATAACCCCCCAAATATAAAATTCGATTTAAAAAATAAACCAGGAATTTCTAATTTACTTATTATATTATCTAATATAACTCAAATTTCTATAAAAGAATTAGAATATAATTTTCAAAATAAAAATTATTATGATTTAAAAGAATTTGTCATTAATAATTTATGTTTATTTTTAAATAAATTAAGAAAAAAGTTTTTTTTTTACAGAAAAAATGAAATTCTTTTAAGAAAAATTATGCTTAATGGAGCACAAAAAGCAGAAAAATACGCTAAAATTACTTTAAAAAAAGTATATAATATTATTGGGTTAAATATGTAA
- the crp gene encoding cAMP-activated global transcriptional regulator CRP — protein MFLKLQKDSTLEWFLSYCNINKYPAKMILIKQGDISKNLYYILKGSIVVSIKNRNGKEIILHYLNAGSFIGENRIFNNSYKEITLIKLRTECELAEISHKNFFNLIKINRDIIMRITSQIINKLQITFKKISNLAFLDVTHRISKELLNLAKSPDAITHPDGMQIKITRQEISKIVGCSRETVGRTLKILKNRNLIYAHGKTIVVYGTR, from the coding sequence ATGTTTCTTAAGTTACAAAAAGATTCTACTTTAGAATGGTTTCTTTCTTATTGTAATATTAATAAATACCCTGCTAAAATGATTTTGATAAAACAAGGAGATATTTCTAAAAATTTATATTATATATTAAAAGGAAGTATAGTTGTTTCTATTAAAAATAGAAATGGTAAAGAAATAATACTGCATTATTTAAATGCGGGTAGTTTTATAGGTGAAAATAGAATTTTTAATAATTCTTATAAAGAAATTACCTTAATTAAATTAAGAACAGAATGTGAGTTAGCAGAAATTTCACATAAAAATTTTTTTAATTTGATCAAAATTAATCGTGATATTATCATGAGAATTACTTCGCAAATTATAAATAAATTACAAATTACATTTAAAAAAATTAGTAATTTAGCTTTTTTAGATGTTACTCATCGAATTTCTAAAGAATTATTAAATTTAGCTAAATCCCCAGATGCGATTACCCATCCAGATGGAATGCAAATAAAAATAACTAGACAAGAAATAAGTAAAATAGTAGGTTGTTCAAGAGAAACTGTAGGACGTACACTCAAAATTTTAAAAAATCGTAATTTAATTTATGCTCATGGCAAGACAATTGTTGTATATGGAACAAGATGA
- the murI gene encoding glutamate racemase has product MTKNFLTSQTTIFIFDSGLGGITIYNYIKNIFLNINFIYLLDNKYFPYGNKSKNFILQRLIKILQKISLYHDISLVIIACNTASITSLPELKKYFSFPIIGVTPVIDLAIRKTNNKVIGFLATNTTLQNYKIQNKINLLKKKYIIKIISSPKLVFLAEQKLLGYEIILSEIKKIFFSWYKLKIFPDTIILGCTHFSLIINELKIVFPKNIIFLDAKQYIIYKFKQIIQYNKNLSDTKKNIVYYTKINRNISKIKNIFLKMNFHIFKKLET; this is encoded by the coding sequence ATGACAAAAAATTTTTTAACATCACAAACTACTATTTTTATTTTTGACTCGGGATTAGGTGGTATTACAATATATAATTATATTAAAAATATTTTTTTAAATATAAATTTTATTTATTTATTAGATAATAAATATTTTCCATATGGAAATAAATCAAAGAATTTTATTTTGCAACGTTTAATTAAAATTTTACAAAAAATTTCATTATATCATGATATTTCACTAGTTATTATAGCTTGTAATACAGCTAGTATTACAAGTTTACCTGAATTAAAAAAATATTTTAGTTTTCCTATTATTGGGGTAACTCCTGTAATTGATTTAGCTATTAGAAAAACAAATAATAAAGTGATTGGTTTTTTAGCTACAAATACTACACTACAAAATTATAAAATACAAAATAAAATAAATTTATTAAAAAAAAAATATATAATAAAAATTATATCATCTCCTAAATTAGTTTTTTTAGCAGAACAAAAATTATTAGGATATGAAATTATATTAAGTGAAATAAAAAAAATTTTTTTTTCTTGGTATAAATTAAAAATATTCCCTGATACAATAATATTAGGTTGTACTCATTTTTCATTAATTATAAATGAATTAAAAATTGTTTTTCCTAAAAATATAATTTTTTTAGATGCTAAACAATATATTATTTATAAATTTAAACAAATAATTCAATATAATAAAAATTTATCAGATACAAAAAAAAATATTGTGTATTATACGAAAATAAATAGAAATATAAGTAAAATTAAAAATATTTTTTTAAAAATGAATTTTCACATTTTTAAAAAATTGGAAACATAA